CGTAGTCCGCGATAGCGGCGGTTTGTGCCGCCCACGCGTCGGGGGCGGCGTCTTCCATGCCGCGCCACTCGACGATTTGCTCGACGACGGCGGGTTGTTCGGCGCGGAACTCGTCGGAGAGCGCCGGCGCGAGCGACTCGCGGAGCGCCGCCGGGTCGTCTGGCGCGCCGTACAGTGGTTCAGGGTCGATACCGGTGCCCGACCCAGCGGTTCCGACGAGCGTGAGACTCCGCACGCGCGAGGTCGCTTGGGCGGCCTCCAACCCGACCATCCCACCGAGACCGAGCCCGACGACGTGGGCCTTTCGGACCCCCGCGTCTCGGAGAACGGCTTCGAGGTCGGAGACGAGCATTTCGACCGAATACGGACCCGAGGGGGCGTCAGACTGGCCGGTCCCGCGCACGTCCATTACGAGACTCTCGTACGGTCCTGCGACCGCAGCGTGCTGCCACCCCCACTGCCATCCGCCGTATCCCGCATCACCGACGAAGACGACGGTCTCACCGTCGCCGTCAGAGTCGTAGTGAAGTTCGACACCGTCAGTCGTCGCCGTAGGCATACCCGCAGGTCGACTGGCGACGGACTTAGGCGTGACCGTCTGGCGGCCGAGGGAGGTGCGGAAATCGACGGCGACCCGCTATCGGGCACTCACCGTCCACTCCCCATCGTCGCCTCGGCGGGCGACGGCGTCGAACAACGACGCGAGTGTGTGGACCGTCTTGTCGTCCTGCGTCAGCGGGTCGAGGAAGAACACACCGTGGCCATCCGAGTTGGCGATGCGTGTCGTCAGCGCGTGCAGGAACCGGTATATCGCCTGCATACCGGCGTACTGGAAGAGAATCGTGAGCGAGTTGAGGACGACGACGGGTGTGACTGCGTCTGCGCCGTCGTCCCACCGGGCGAGGTGTTCCGTGGCCTTCATCCCGAGTCCAGTCAGGTCCGACGGCGACGTGACCTGTTCGATGGCATCCGCACCGACGGCGTCCGGGTCGCGCGTCTCTGTCGTGACGACGACGAGTTCCGCCGGTCGAAAGCCGAGTCGGCGTTCCCATCGGTCGCGGTCACCCGTGCTTCGTGGCGAGAAGTCCAACGCGAGGAGTGGCAACCCCGACACACCCGTGAGGCCGAACCGAAGTGGCGAGATATCACTGTCGAGAATCAACACCGACCGGGCCGTCTCGTCGTCCAGCGATATCCCCTCGGAACCCATGGACCAACGTTCTGACTGTTCGACACTTAGTTGTACGCATTAGGGGAATTCTGGCGAAATTACCCGCAAAACCGCCCGAGAAACCGCGATGACTCACTTCCAAGGTGAGCGTCTCGTACACCAGACGAGTCAAAAAATCAATCGTGAGAACCAGCGTTGGTCGTTCGTCAGGCGTTCAGGACGTTTTTGAGGACGTCGGACGCCTCGTCGAGGACGTCGTCGAGGGCGTCGACGTTCGGGCCGCCACCCTGTGCGAAGTCCGCCGGGCCGCCGCCGCCGCCGCCGACCTTCTGTGCGAGTTGGCCGACGACCTGTCCGGCGTTGATGCCGACGCCGTCTGGGACGCCGACGACGAACTGGGCGCTCCCGCCAGCGGCAGAGCCGAGGACGGCGACCTTGCCTTCTTCGACGAGGGCGTTGGCCGTGGCACGGAGTTCGTCTGCGTCACTGTCGAGTCGCTGAATCACGGCTGGCGTGCCGTCGATGTCGACTTCGTCGGCACCCGACGCGGCGCGAACCTCGGCGAGTTCGGTCTTCAGACGGTCGATGGTCTTGCCGCGTTCTTTCCACTCGGTGAAGAAGCGCTCGGCAGTCTCCGGGACGTCTTCGGGGTTCACGTCGAGGACGTCGGAGGCCTCGTAGAGCGCGTCTTCGGTGCGCTGGGTGGCCTCGATGGCCGCGTCACCAGCGGCGAAGACGACACGCTCGACGCCGTCTTGCACTGGCTCGGTGTTCAGCACCTTGATGGCGCCGATGTCACCGGTTCGCTTGACGTGGGTTCCACCACACGCCTGCACGTCGCTGCCGACGTGGATGAGGCGAATCTTCTCACCCGGCGGGATGCCACCCTGATAGAGGTCGAAGCCGTACTTGTTCTCGGCGTCGTTGCGGTCGGGCCACTCCTGTTTGACCGGGATGTTGCGCATCACGAGTTCGTTGGCGATGCGCTCGATCTGCTTGACCTCCTCGCGGGTGATGCGCTCGTAGTGCGTCACGTCGAGGCGCGAGCGGTCGACGCCCTTCGAGGCACCGGCCTGCCGGATGTGGTCGCCGAGGACCGTTCGGATGGCGTGGCCGATGACGTGGGTCGCCGTGTGATGTCGCATGAGGCGGCGACGGCGCTCGACGTCGAGTTGGCCGCGGACGAACTCGCCCTTTCCGGGGTCGTCGTCGGTGCGGTGGAGCACCACGTCGCCTTCAATCTGGACGTCGGTCACTTCGACCGTCGTGTCGTCCGTCGAGAGCGACCCGTGGTCGGCGGGTTGGCCACCGCCTTCGGGGTAGAACATCGTCTGGTCTAACACGACGTCGTAGCCGTCCTCACGCTCGAACACGTCGAGGACGACGGCTTCGAACTCCGTGCGCTCCTGGTCGTCGTAGTAGAGTTTGTCCGTCGCGGGCAGGTCACCGAGGCGCTCGTCCTGTTCGGACGTGACCGTCTCGGCGTCTGCTTGCTCGTGTCGGTCCGCGACGAGCGAGTAGAAGTCGT
The genomic region above belongs to Haloferax marinisediminis and contains:
- a CDS encoding DUF7504 family protein, with protein sequence MGSEGISLDDETARSVLILDSDISPLRFGLTGVSGLPLLALDFSPRSTGDRDRWERRLGFRPAELVVVTTETRDPDAVGADAIEQVTSPSDLTGLGMKATEHLARWDDGADAVTPVVVLNSLTILFQYAGMQAIYRFLHALTTRIANSDGHGVFFLDPLTQDDKTVHTLASLFDAVARRGDDGEWTVSAR
- a CDS encoding alpha/beta fold hydrolase, which produces MPTATTDGVELHYDSDGDGETVVFVGDAGYGGWQWGWQHAAVAGPYESLVMDVRGTGQSDAPSGPYSVEMLVSDLEAVLRDAGVRKAHVVGLGLGGMVGLEAAQATSRVRSLTLVGTAGSGTGIDPEPLYGAPDDPAALRESLAPALSDEFRAEQPAVVEQIVEWRGMEDAAPDAWAAQTAAIADYESGPLYEVTVPTLVLHGTDDPVWPVEAARSLADGLPRGSFESFDGARHLVTVEQSRVVNDALIGFLESLDD